The following are from one region of the Streptomyces rubrogriseus genome:
- a CDS encoding aminotransferase class I/II-fold pyridoxal phosphate-dependent enzyme, whose translation MAALVTLVAFATAVYLTVPSMRTPVWAVIGLAGVAAMAAGIRLHRPVPPWPWWVLATGLLAFIAGDTYYNVLEEYFQASNPFPSPADAIYLVTYPLFALGLWGLERQRHAGRDLPSMLDALTLTAGLALPVWVYLVRPLTEVEGLTWQQRAISIAYPLGDVLVLALLVRLLLPGPVGGSNRAVRWLVAGTATLLGFDIAYGILQLNATWQAGTLLDIGWIAFYTSWGLAALHPSMAEVTASKPGRQSPLPPNHRLAVLAVVTLIAPAILLYEGLAGATHDAPAIAVFSALLFLLVIIRLWGMVVAHERALTRERALLGAGASLVAAVRPRQVIGACETAVAGLMGPSVPHRTLLLPPEDVTRQQAPQHTRLSHPADLGPGVADELAGQADVLVCPMTHPDRPKGENAGALLVAGPVERLLETWASLEILASHAGLAMQRVLLRQEVIRRQSEAYFRTLVRNASDVILIVDDDDRVRYSSPSAESVFGTVDLVGSPLPRLLDARDRSRASEELRAVRDSGARNTRGHWRVGGETDGVEVEVRCSDFRDEPTVAGLVVTLRDVTEQRRLEHELTQRAFHDPLTGLPNRTLLLERVERALLRGRREAALTCLLFIDLDDFKLVNDTLGHVAGDRLLVDVGQRLARTLRRTDTAARIGGDEFAVLMEDARQPLDAELLAAQIIQTLSRPFTFAGEPVPVSASVGVATARDSDDVQELLRHADLALYAAKSAGKRQWRRFRRRLHTRMSQRQDLQGRLARAVADEEFTLRYQPVVDITEGEVVGFEALVRWPHPPHPPVAPERFIRLAEETGHIRNLGTWVLRNAVRDAVGLQHEPGRAPYISVNVSARQFRDSGFVEQVEDVLRTPGLAPGSLQLELTETVVLRSDDRIQTVLHDIKDLGVRIAVDDFGTGFASLRYLRDFPIDVLKIDKSFIDDIPQDARQVALVEGIVRIADTLGLQVIAEGIEHPEQRNQLAAMGCRFGQGYLFARPMTAHQSARVLRRRIDRDHRKPAKSVAGHGERRPAAAGRRRAPTTDLDSLRRTNPMSDAVLDEVRGRHIRSGDHWLIDFASCNYLGFDWDPEITAAVEPALRRWGSHPSWSRLLGSPRLYPQIEERLAALLGAQDTLLLPTLTLIHASVIPLLADGGQVFVEATAHRTVYDGCVAARGQGAVLHRFHAERPGELAELLSAAPADRPRLVCIDGVNSMSGNVPDLPVLAAICRTHGATLYVDDAHGFGVIGERGPAEPCPYGMRGNSVVRHTGESYEGVVLAGGFSKAYSSLLAFLALPTELKSRLKTLAAPYLYSGPSPTASLATAMAGLEVNDRRGDAIRAGLYRKTARVLDQLDALGVDTLNEDRLPILEIPLADADDLDAVGGFLWDEGIYATLAPHPLVPRERVGFRIQVTALNSDSDIDRLNGTLTRLSERFALRPKG comes from the coding sequence GCTGCTCGCGTTCATCGCGGGGGACACGTACTACAACGTCCTGGAGGAGTACTTCCAGGCATCCAACCCCTTCCCGTCGCCCGCGGACGCCATCTACCTCGTGACGTATCCGCTCTTCGCCCTCGGCCTGTGGGGCCTGGAACGGCAGCGGCACGCGGGCCGCGATCTGCCGAGCATGCTGGACGCGCTGACTCTCACCGCCGGGCTGGCGCTGCCGGTGTGGGTCTACCTGGTGCGCCCGCTGACGGAGGTGGAGGGGCTGACCTGGCAGCAGCGGGCCATCAGCATCGCCTACCCCCTCGGTGACGTACTGGTGCTCGCTCTGCTGGTGCGTCTGCTGCTACCCGGGCCCGTCGGCGGTTCGAATCGTGCGGTGCGGTGGCTGGTGGCCGGGACGGCGACCCTGCTCGGCTTCGACATCGCCTACGGGATCCTCCAGCTGAACGCGACGTGGCAGGCAGGCACCCTGCTCGACATCGGATGGATCGCCTTCTACACGTCCTGGGGCCTGGCCGCCCTGCATCCGAGCATGGCGGAGGTCACCGCCTCGAAGCCCGGACGTCAGTCCCCGCTGCCACCGAACCACCGGCTGGCGGTACTCGCCGTGGTCACCCTGATCGCTCCGGCGATCCTGCTCTACGAGGGGCTGGCCGGTGCCACGCACGACGCCCCGGCCATCGCCGTGTTCTCGGCGCTGCTGTTCCTGCTGGTCATCATCCGCCTGTGGGGGATGGTCGTGGCGCACGAAAGGGCCCTGACCCGGGAGCGGGCGCTGCTCGGGGCGGGCGCGTCGCTCGTGGCGGCCGTCCGGCCGCGGCAGGTCATCGGCGCCTGCGAGACGGCGGTCGCCGGTCTGATGGGCCCTTCGGTCCCGCATCGGACACTGCTGCTGCCTCCCGAGGACGTGACACGGCAGCAGGCACCCCAGCACACCCGTCTGTCCCACCCCGCCGACCTCGGGCCCGGTGTCGCCGACGAGTTGGCCGGACAAGCCGACGTCCTCGTGTGCCCCATGACCCACCCGGACCGGCCGAAGGGCGAGAACGCGGGCGCGCTGCTGGTCGCCGGGCCCGTGGAGCGGCTGCTGGAGACCTGGGCGTCCCTGGAGATCCTCGCCTCGCATGCGGGCCTCGCCATGCAACGTGTCCTCCTGCGTCAGGAGGTCATCCGCCGCCAGAGCGAGGCGTACTTCCGCACCCTCGTCCGCAACGCCTCGGACGTCATCCTCATCGTGGACGACGACGACCGCGTGCGGTACTCCAGCCCGTCCGCCGAGTCCGTCTTCGGCACGGTCGACCTGGTCGGCAGCCCCCTGCCCAGGCTCCTGGACGCGCGCGACCGGTCTCGGGCGAGCGAGGAACTGCGCGCGGTGCGTGACAGCGGGGCCAGGAACACCCGCGGTCACTGGCGGGTGGGGGGTGAAACCGACGGTGTCGAGGTGGAGGTGCGGTGCAGTGACTTCCGCGACGAGCCCACCGTGGCCGGGCTCGTGGTCACCCTCCGCGACGTGACCGAACAGCGTCGTCTGGAGCATGAGCTGACCCAGCGGGCCTTCCACGACCCCCTGACCGGCCTGCCCAACCGGACTCTGCTGCTGGAGCGGGTCGAGCGGGCCCTGCTGCGCGGCCGTCGCGAGGCTGCCCTGACCTGCCTGCTCTTCATCGACCTGGACGACTTCAAACTGGTCAACGACACGCTCGGGCACGTCGCCGGCGATCGCCTCCTGGTGGATGTCGGCCAGCGTCTGGCCCGGACCCTGCGCCGCACCGACACCGCGGCCCGTATCGGTGGTGACGAGTTCGCCGTCCTCATGGAGGACGCCCGACAGCCGCTCGACGCGGAACTGCTGGCAGCACAGATCATCCAGACCCTGTCCCGGCCGTTCACCTTCGCGGGCGAGCCGGTGCCCGTCTCCGCCAGTGTCGGCGTGGCGACCGCCCGCGACAGCGACGACGTACAGGAACTGCTCCGGCACGCCGACCTCGCTCTGTACGCGGCCAAGTCGGCCGGCAAACGGCAGTGGCGCCGCTTCCGCCGTCGGCTGCACACCCGGATGTCCCAACGGCAGGATCTGCAGGGCAGACTCGCCCGCGCCGTGGCCGACGAGGAGTTCACCCTGCGCTACCAGCCGGTCGTGGACATCACCGAGGGTGAGGTCGTGGGCTTCGAGGCGTTGGTGCGCTGGCCGCACCCGCCGCACCCGCCCGTGGCTCCGGAGCGGTTCATTCGCCTCGCGGAGGAGACCGGACACATAAGGAATCTCGGAACGTGGGTGCTGCGCAACGCGGTGCGCGACGCCGTGGGCCTCCAGCACGAGCCCGGCAGGGCGCCCTACATCAGCGTCAACGTCTCCGCACGGCAGTTCCGGGACTCCGGCTTCGTCGAGCAGGTGGAAGACGTGCTGCGCACCCCTGGCCTCGCCCCCGGTTCCCTGCAGCTGGAACTCACCGAGACGGTAGTGCTGCGCAGCGACGACCGGATCCAGACGGTTCTGCACGACATCAAGGACCTGGGAGTCCGCATCGCGGTCGACGACTTCGGCACGGGGTTCGCCTCGCTGCGCTACCTGCGCGACTTCCCCATCGACGTACTCAAGATCGACAAGTCGTTCATCGACGACATCCCGCAGGACGCCCGGCAGGTCGCGCTCGTCGAAGGCATCGTGCGCATCGCCGACACGCTGGGTCTGCAGGTGATCGCCGAGGGCATCGAGCACCCGGAACAGCGCAACCAGCTGGCGGCCATGGGCTGCCGGTTCGGGCAGGGCTACCTGTTCGCCCGTCCCATGACGGCGCACCAGAGCGCGCGGGTCCTGCGCCGGAGGATCGACCGTGACCACCGGAAGCCGGCCAAGAGCGTCGCCGGCCACGGTGAGCGCCGACCCGCGGCAGCGGGGCGCCGACGCGCGCCGACGACGGACCTGGACTCCCTGCGGCGCACCAACCCCATGAGCGACGCCGTCCTCGACGAGGTGCGGGGACGGCACATCCGCAGCGGTGACCACTGGCTGATCGACTTCGCGTCCTGCAACTACCTCGGTTTCGACTGGGACCCCGAGATCACCGCCGCCGTCGAACCCGCGCTGCGCCGTTGGGGCAGTCACCCCAGCTGGTCGCGCCTGCTGGGCAGCCCGCGGCTCTATCCGCAGATCGAGGAGCGCCTCGCCGCGCTCCTGGGCGCCCAGGACACCCTCCTCCTGCCGACCCTCACCCTGATCCATGCCTCGGTGATCCCGCTGCTGGCCGACGGGGGACAGGTCTTCGTCGAGGCGACCGCGCACCGGACGGTGTACGACGGCTGTGTGGCGGCCCGGGGCCAGGGCGCCGTCCTGCACCGGTTCCACGCCGAACGGCCCGGGGAACTCGCCGAGCTGCTGTCCGCGGCGCCGGCCGACAGGCCCCGGCTGGTCTGCATCGACGGCGTCAACAGCATGAGCGGCAACGTTCCCGACCTGCCCGTGCTGGCCGCGATCTGCCGCACGCACGGCGCGACACTGTACGTGGACGACGCGCACGGCTTCGGCGTGATCGGCGAGCGAGGGCCCGCGGAGCCGTGCCCGTACGGCATGCGGGGCAACAGCGTCGTCCGGCACACGGGGGAGTCCTACGAAGGGGTCGTGCTCGCCGGGGGGTTCTCCAAGGCGTACTCGTCGCTGCTGGCCTTCCTGGCACTGCCCACGGAACTGAAGAGCCGGCTGAAGACGCTGGCCGCGCCCTACCTCTACTCGGGGCCGTCGCCGACCGCCTCGCTGGCGACCGCGATGGCCGGGCTTGAGGTCAACGACCGCCGGGGTGACGCCATCCGGGCGGGCCTCTACCGCAAGACCGCCCGTGTCCTCGACCAGCTCGACGCCCTGGGTGTGGACACCCTCAACGAGGACCGGCTGCCGATCCTGGAGATTCCGCTGGCGGACGCCGATGACCTCGACGCGGTCGGTGGCTTCCTGTGGGACGAGGGCATCTACGCGACCCTGGCCCCCCACCCTCTGGTGCCACGCGAACGCGTCGGATTCCGCATCCAGGTCACGGCGCTGAACTCGGACTCCGACATCGACCGGCTCAACGGCACGCTCACCCGCCTGTCCGAACGCTTCGCGCTCCGGCCGAAGGGCTGA
- a CDS encoding methyltransferase, whose translation MPTHNDDVDWDGWPVTDYLAENYRVLHPADAAVIAHHSAFYRGLAPHRVDRSVEFGAGPNLYPLILASAVSRRVDAVEAGEGNVNYLERQVRVGPDPSWLPFHRLCRRLNPDVPATLTDALMPVEVIRADVRDLEAGAYGLASMHFVAEGATEDIGEFTGFCRAFARCVSPGGFLVAAFMENMPTYRIGPESRWPGCPVDPQIVEGVFAPLVQELNVTHIDADPTLPDYGDSGMVLLTAVTATSPP comes from the coding sequence ATGCCGACGCACAACGACGACGTGGACTGGGACGGCTGGCCGGTCACCGACTACCTCGCCGAGAACTACCGGGTGCTGCACCCCGCAGACGCGGCCGTCATCGCCCACCACTCCGCCTTCTACCGGGGCCTCGCACCCCACCGGGTCGACCGGTCGGTGGAGTTCGGGGCAGGCCCGAACCTCTACCCGCTGATCCTCGCGTCGGCGGTGAGCCGCCGGGTGGACGCCGTCGAGGCGGGCGAGGGGAACGTGAACTACCTGGAGCGGCAGGTCCGCGTCGGTCCCGACCCGAGCTGGCTGCCCTTCCACCGGCTGTGCCGACGCCTCAACCCGGACGTCCCCGCGACACTGACGGATGCGCTCATGCCGGTGGAGGTGATACGCGCAGACGTGCGGGATCTGGAAGCCGGGGCCTACGGGCTGGCGTCCATGCACTTCGTCGCGGAGGGGGCCACCGAGGACATCGGGGAGTTCACGGGATTCTGCCGTGCCTTCGCGCGCTGCGTGTCGCCGGGCGGGTTCCTGGTGGCCGCCTTCATGGAGAACATGCCCACCTATCGCATCGGACCCGAATCACGCTGGCCGGGCTGCCCGGTGGACCCGCAGATCGTCGAAGGAGTGTTCGCTCCTCTGGTCCAAGAGCTGAACGTGACGCACATCGACGCCGACCCGACCCTGCCGGACTACGGCGACTCCGGCATGGTGCTGCTCACCGCGGTGACCGCGACCTCCCCTCCGTGA
- a CDS encoding glycoside hydrolase family 15 protein, producing MSSLIEDYALLSDLETAALVGRDGSVDWLCLPRFDSPACLAALLGTRDHGYWRVAPRGLDGPCVRRAYRPETLVLNSEWRTGSGSVRVTDFMPPQAGTPCLVRVVEGISGAVTVRSEFSPRFHQGRVVPWTRDAGGCDVAVAGPDAVWLGTDGPTGERVRTAATVTDYSVTAGTRLALTMAWAPSHRAAQPTALLVPAETFQKETVDFWRRWAARCRYQGPWRSAVLRSLITLKALTYAPTGGIVAAPTTSLPDRIGGPLNYDHRYCWLRDSALTLSCLLQSGYREEAAAWLGWLVRAVAGDPARIQAVYGVAGQRLLPEAEAPWLPGYEDSRPVRFGNAAMGQWQLDVYGEVLDTLWLSLRAGIEVPPHVWSLAKSLMEYLQEHWREPDHGLWQERGPARQFVHSKVMTWVAADRVLRLGALLGADVPSFWYSLRDEVRRQVCRHGWDSGRRSFVQAYGSSRLDASALLMPALGFLPATDGRVCDTVRAMGALEHGGYLSPYQEADRAQCRETPSVACSLWYAQALKSVGRPDRARALLDRVLAIRNDVGLLSARWDPDDGRQLGNAPQAFSHLALVQTAYALTEGRSRSPR from the coding sequence ATGAGCAGTCTCATCGAGGACTACGCCCTTCTCAGCGACTTGGAAACTGCCGCGTTGGTCGGCAGGGACGGCTCGGTCGACTGGCTGTGTCTGCCTCGGTTCGACTCTCCCGCGTGCTTGGCGGCACTGCTGGGAACGAGGGACCACGGTTACTGGCGCGTCGCCCCGCGAGGCCTCGACGGCCCCTGCGTGCGACGCGCCTACCGGCCCGAGACCCTGGTCCTCAACTCCGAATGGCGGACCGGCTCCGGCTCGGTCCGCGTCACCGACTTCATGCCGCCCCAGGCCGGTACGCCGTGCCTGGTGCGGGTCGTCGAGGGCATCTCCGGCGCGGTGACCGTGCGCAGTGAGTTCAGTCCGCGGTTCCATCAGGGCAGGGTCGTGCCGTGGACGCGTGACGCGGGCGGCTGCGACGTCGCCGTCGCCGGGCCGGACGCCGTCTGGCTGGGAACCGACGGCCCGACGGGGGAACGCGTCAGGACCGCCGCCACGGTGACCGACTACAGCGTCACGGCGGGAACGCGGCTCGCGCTCACGATGGCCTGGGCGCCCTCCCACCGCGCCGCTCAGCCCACGGCACTGCTGGTACCCGCCGAGACCTTCCAGAAGGAGACCGTCGACTTCTGGCGGCGCTGGGCGGCTCGATGCCGCTATCAGGGCCCCTGGCGCAGTGCCGTCCTGCGCTCCCTGATCACCCTCAAGGCACTCACCTACGCGCCCACAGGCGGCATCGTGGCCGCTCCGACCACCTCCCTGCCCGACCGCATCGGCGGTCCGCTCAATTACGACCACCGCTACTGCTGGCTCCGCGATTCCGCACTGACCCTTTCCTGCCTCCTGCAGAGCGGCTACCGCGAGGAAGCCGCCGCGTGGCTGGGGTGGCTCGTGCGTGCCGTGGCCGGCGACCCCGCCCGGATCCAGGCCGTCTACGGTGTCGCGGGCCAGCGGCTGCTGCCTGAGGCGGAGGCTCCGTGGTTGCCCGGGTACGAGGATTCGCGCCCGGTACGTTTCGGCAATGCCGCGATGGGCCAGTGGCAGCTCGATGTGTACGGGGAGGTGCTGGACACGCTGTGGCTGTCGTTGCGGGCCGGGATCGAGGTGCCGCCGCATGTGTGGAGTCTGGCCAAGTCCCTCATGGAGTACCTCCAGGAGCATTGGCGGGAGCCCGACCACGGGCTGTGGCAGGAGCGGGGGCCCGCGCGGCAGTTCGTCCACTCCAAGGTGATGACCTGGGTGGCCGCCGACCGCGTGCTGCGGCTCGGGGCGCTGTTGGGCGCTGACGTCCCGTCCTTCTGGTATTCGCTGCGGGACGAGGTCCGGCGGCAGGTGTGCCGGCACGGGTGGGACTCCGGGCGACGCTCCTTCGTCCAGGCGTACGGCTCGTCCCGGCTGGACGCGTCCGCCCTGCTGATGCCGGCCCTGGGCTTCCTGCCGGCGACCGACGGCCGGGTGTGCGACACGGTGCGGGCGATGGGCGCCCTGGAACACGGCGGGTACCTCAGCCCTTACCAGGAGGCCGACCGCGCGCAGTGCCGCGAGACACCGTCCGTCGCGTGTTCCCTGTGGTACGCGCAGGCACTGAAGTCGGTGGGTCGGCCGGACCGTGCCCGGGCTCTGCTCGACCGGGTGCTGGCGATCCGCAACGACGTGGGGCTGCTGTCGGCACGATGGGACCCGGACGACGGGCGGCAACTGGGCAACGCCCCGCAGGCGTTCAGTCATCTCGCACTGGTGCAGACGGCCTACGCTCTCACGGAGGGGAGGTCGCGGTCACCGCGGTGA
- a CDS encoding WD40 repeat domain-containing protein gives MLVGTALAAAPAAGAAASGVTATGTADSTVVPSGPGMELPTVSFTQMTVDEASRRVWIAGDRVYPDGSRDGELLGVLYGGAGPAFASAHLAAPLSGVAVEPDGSKVYAGQSDHIAGYSHTNGSLSPLDPIAAPPDACGRELVHTGGRLFFTSRPATGPGGCTDGLGTVGVVATGEGGTPGTVMYTGARTHLDAGPGGLLAIAPERSSPTDDPDLGIYRVTDGADGNLLEFLGERRFAADGTGEGMDFRDADFAADGSVLAVADGTRGTVLLDGREARFLDNHYAPLPAGVAATAVAFSPDGKWFAQGGAASGDAADLTLAFADPSIERQPLRISFEDEAAGHRVVPRGMEFSGDGEQLFVVTSNEDGSKFWLHTIYTRQALAPSRLVDVTHGPAVAGEPFRVSGRLDLDGLAPTQAPRITVQRLNGLEVSDLPPVPVADDGTFVLEDVLPERAGNVQYVLGYAGDEVHYRSEYWLVVDTVEASGPVTRTHR, from the coding sequence GTGTTGGTCGGGACGGCACTGGCGGCGGCCCCCGCTGCCGGCGCCGCGGCCTCGGGAGTCACCGCCACCGGCACCGCCGACTCGACCGTGGTGCCGTCGGGGCCGGGCATGGAGCTGCCGACTGTGTCGTTCACCCAGATGACGGTGGACGAGGCGAGCCGGCGCGTGTGGATAGCCGGCGATCGGGTCTATCCGGACGGGTCGCGGGACGGCGAACTGCTCGGTGTGCTCTACGGGGGCGCCGGGCCCGCCTTCGCCAGTGCCCACCTGGCCGCCCCGCTGTCCGGCGTCGCGGTGGAGCCGGACGGCTCGAAGGTCTACGCGGGACAGTCGGACCACATCGCCGGCTACTCGCACACCAATGGGTCGCTGTCGCCCCTGGATCCGATCGCGGCGCCGCCCGATGCGTGCGGGCGGGAGCTCGTGCACACCGGCGGGCGGCTGTTCTTCACCAGCCGTCCGGCCACGGGCCCCGGAGGCTGCACCGACGGGCTGGGCACGGTCGGCGTCGTCGCGACGGGCGAGGGCGGCACCCCCGGAACCGTCATGTACACGGGCGCTCGGACACATCTCGATGCAGGTCCCGGAGGTCTGCTGGCGATCGCTCCGGAGCGCTCGTCCCCGACAGACGACCCGGACCTGGGGATCTACCGGGTGACGGACGGGGCGGACGGGAACCTTCTGGAGTTCCTGGGCGAGCGCCGGTTCGCCGCGGACGGCACGGGAGAAGGCATGGACTTCCGGGACGCCGACTTCGCCGCGGACGGTTCCGTCCTCGCGGTGGCCGACGGAACTCGGGGAACCGTGCTGCTCGACGGCCGGGAGGCCCGCTTCCTGGACAACCACTACGCGCCGCTGCCGGCGGGAGTGGCGGCGACGGCCGTCGCCTTCAGCCCGGACGGCAAGTGGTTCGCGCAGGGCGGCGCGGCGTCGGGCGATGCGGCCGACCTGACCCTGGCCTTCGCCGACCCGTCCATCGAGCGGCAGCCACTGCGCATCAGCTTCGAGGACGAGGCCGCGGGGCACCGGGTCGTCCCGCGGGGGATGGAGTTCTCCGGGGACGGGGAACAGCTCTTCGTCGTGACCTCGAACGAGGACGGCTCGAAGTTCTGGCTGCACACGATCTACACCCGGCAGGCCCTGGCCCCGTCGCGCCTCGTGGACGTGACGCACGGACCGGCCGTCGCCGGGGAACCGTTCAGGGTCAGTGGCCGACTGGACCTGGACGGACTGGCCCCCACCCAGGCGCCACGGATCACGGTGCAGCGGCTGAACGGCCTGGAAGTCTCCGACCTGCCGCCGGTCCCTGTCGCCGACGACGGAACGTTCGTCCTGGAGGACGTGCTGCCGGAGCGGGCGGGCAACGTCCAGTACGTGCTCGGCTACGCGGGGGACGAGGTCCACTACCGCTCGGAGTACTGGCTCGTGGTGGACACGGTCGAGGCCTCGGGCCCGGTGACCCGCACCCACCGGTGA
- a CDS encoding EF-hand domain-containing protein — protein MASEFQRTKLQDMFNAFDVNGDGCLEEEDFAALASRWGRLPRVRTDGELAARVEGVLLGWWQHLSQAVDTDNDGRIDMDDLLAMVDRLPTMQDAVAATADTVFDAVDENGDGRISRNEHQRLIDLWHGQGIATGDVFDRLDQDADGHLSRSEFAALWIQFWISDDPAEPGNYVCGPVAGHSLR, from the coding sequence ATGGCCAGTGAGTTTCAGCGGACCAAGCTGCAGGACATGTTCAATGCCTTCGACGTGAACGGCGACGGCTGCCTGGAGGAGGAGGACTTCGCTGCCCTCGCGTCCCGGTGGGGCCGACTGCCCCGCGTGCGGACGGACGGCGAACTGGCCGCGCGGGTCGAGGGCGTCTTGCTGGGGTGGTGGCAGCACCTCTCGCAGGCCGTCGACACGGACAACGACGGCAGGATCGACATGGACGACCTCCTTGCCATGGTCGACCGGCTGCCCACCATGCAGGATGCCGTGGCCGCCACGGCCGACACGGTCTTCGACGCGGTGGACGAGAACGGTGACGGCCGCATCTCGAGGAACGAGCACCAGCGGCTGATCGACCTGTGGCACGGGCAGGGGATCGCTACCGGCGACGTGTTCGACCGTCTCGACCAGGATGCCGACGGTCACCTCAGCCGATCCGAGTTCGCCGCGCTGTGGATCCAGTTCTGGATCAGTGACGACCCCGCCGAGCCGGGCAACTACGTGTGCGGGCCCGTCGCAGGCCACTCCCTCCGTTGA
- a CDS encoding questin oxidase family protein translates to MGTDGTLDEALERLYRTGPEFGGRLSNHGPMAVESMVRRGYAREVHRWLDLYMRRLDDRPRGACPITAVGWRSALGNPRRLGDWLAFFDREVTEQPWRAVLEVWWPRLVPGIAAGATHGVIRTGHAVHALLAHEDGPRLAELGQALGYWAARWQQVPSAVPSGTAGPASALAGVPRIADQSADIDHRLGQLTDLSGWAAALAALTPAADAGQARDLLAGLTTAAAVRYLPNAHGSPVMLIHSATAPMAVLRTLPALPSTQWVMSLHAAWAASAAVTAAYAPAAPLPRHALPTAHRSAEETFALAVRHQDEHVIKLADTCLDVHRRTGCPDALAAVTRAIELIDEP, encoded by the coding sequence ATGGGGACTGACGGCACGCTCGATGAGGCCTTGGAACGGTTGTATCGGACCGGGCCGGAGTTCGGAGGCCGGCTGTCCAATCACGGTCCCATGGCGGTGGAGTCCATGGTCAGACGCGGATACGCCCGAGAGGTTCACCGCTGGTTGGACCTCTATATGCGTCGGTTGGACGATCGGCCTCGCGGCGCCTGTCCCATCACCGCCGTCGGATGGCGCTCGGCGCTTGGGAATCCTCGCCGCCTTGGGGACTGGCTCGCGTTCTTCGACCGCGAGGTGACCGAACAGCCGTGGCGCGCCGTACTGGAGGTGTGGTGGCCACGGCTTGTGCCCGGCATCGCGGCCGGGGCAACCCACGGGGTGATCCGTACTGGTCACGCCGTCCACGCGCTGCTGGCCCACGAGGACGGCCCCCGCCTGGCCGAGCTCGGCCAGGCTCTCGGCTACTGGGCGGCGCGCTGGCAGCAGGTGCCGTCCGCCGTCCCTTCCGGAACCGCCGGTCCGGCGTCCGCTCTTGCGGGCGTTCCGCGCATCGCGGATCAGAGCGCGGACATCGACCACCGGCTTGGCCAGCTCACCGACCTGAGCGGATGGGCCGCGGCGCTGGCCGCGCTGACACCCGCCGCGGACGCCGGGCAGGCCCGCGACCTGCTGGCCGGTCTGACGACGGCTGCCGCCGTGCGCTACCTCCCCAACGCGCACGGCTCACCCGTCATGCTGATTCACTCCGCGACCGCGCCCATGGCCGTCCTGCGTACCCTGCCCGCACTCCCCAGCACCCAGTGGGTCATGAGTCTGCACGCGGCCTGGGCGGCCAGCGCGGCCGTGACGGCGGCCTACGCCCCTGCCGCACCTCTACCTCGGCACGCCCTGCCCACCGCCCACCGGTCGGCGGAAGAGACCTTCGCCCTTGCCGTCCGCCACCAGGATGAACACGTCATCAAGCTCGCCGACACCTGCCTTGATGTTCACCGGCGCACAGGCTGCCCCGATGCCCTCGCCGCTGTGACACGCGCGATCGAGCTGATCGACGAGCCCTGA
- a CDS encoding DUF899 family protein, producing the protein MSENLSQAQPPAVDRATFEQQLEALRAREKAHTREGDAIAAARRRLPMVEVAADSPLLGPDGPTTLLDAFEGRRQMIAYYFMWWPGRPAAEQCEGCTWVMSHVGELAYLHSRDITFAVLCQGRNVAYGFGDARTSYEESLHYRTFMGWTMPWYSAQPSLDSLLVGREPGLFHLVCYLRDGDRVFETYWTNRRGAEAVDYSYALMDLTAFGRQEDWEDSPAGWPRLGQATRTLGGAPDWPPLREAQGGRPTAQWPRINPNHSPVPDTTAHSAGGPGHQC; encoded by the coding sequence ATGTCCGAGAACCTGAGCCAGGCGCAGCCGCCGGCCGTCGACCGCGCCACCTTCGAGCAGCAGTTGGAGGCGCTGCGGGCGAGGGAGAAGGCCCACACCCGTGAAGGGGACGCGATCGCCGCAGCGCGCCGCAGGCTCCCGATGGTCGAGGTGGCCGCAGACAGCCCACTGCTGGGACCGGACGGCCCCACGACGCTCCTGGACGCGTTCGAGGGGCGACGGCAGATGATCGCCTACTACTTCATGTGGTGGCCCGGCCGGCCGGCCGCCGAGCAGTGCGAAGGCTGCACCTGGGTAATGAGCCACGTGGGCGAGCTGGCCTATCTGCACTCCCGCGACATCACCTTCGCCGTGCTGTGTCAGGGGCGGAATGTGGCCTACGGCTTCGGGGACGCTCGGACGTCGTACGAGGAGAGCCTGCACTACCGCACCTTCATGGGCTGGACAATGCCGTGGTACTCCGCCCAGCCCTCACTCGACTCGCTCCTGGTCGGCCGGGAACCCGGCCTGTTCCATCTGGTGTGCTACCTGCGTGACGGCGACCGGGTCTTCGAGACCTACTGGACCAACCGTCGCGGGGCCGAAGCGGTGGACTACAGCTACGCGCTCATGGACCTCACGGCATTCGGGCGCCAGGAGGACTGGGAGGACTCACCGGCAGGCTGGCCACGCCTCGGGCAGGCCACACGGACCTTGGGCGGGGCTCCCGACTGGCCGCCACTGCGGGAGGCGCAGGGCGGACGCCCCACGGCTCAATGGCCACGCATCAACCCCAACCACTCCCCCGTCCCGGACACCACCGCCCACTCTGCCGGCGGACCTGGCCATCAGTGCTGA